A window of Desulfurobacteriaceae bacterium genomic DNA:
ATGTAATAAATTTAGGTTCCTTCACAGAACTCATATAAATTTCAGGATGTTCTTTTAAGTAATGATAAAGAGAAGTTGTTCCTGATTTTGCTGCACCGACTATTAAAAAATTCGGAAGTTTTCCCATATTACACCTCACGCTAAAATTGTCTTGAAGAGATCTTTCCTTTTTTTCCATAAAAGAACAAGTCTGAAAAGCAAGACTAAGCTTTCTGTAATTATAACAGCGAGTGCTGCTCCCAAAGCACTAAAGATTTTGACCAATAAAATTAATAATGGAATATGAAACATTGAAGGATAGATTATGCTTAAAGTAAAAACTCTTCTTAATCTAAAGTTAAGCAGAATCTGCTGTCCTATGATAGCAGAAATCATAGTTATAGTTGGAATTATTGAAAGCACCTGGAGAACTAAGATTGAAGGGAGAAACTCATTACCAAAAAGGGAAGAAATTAAGGGATTGGCAAGAAAAACTATCAAACCACTTACTATGATTCCTCCCGTCATAGACAGTTTGATTTCTTTCTTTACATACTCCAATGCTTCTTCTTTTCTATTAGTAACAAGTCTTGAAACGAACGGATACATAACTTGCAAAATTATATTATAGAAGTTCCTAACGATATTAATAAGCTTTTCAGCAACTGAATAGTAGCTAACTACAGTATTGCTTGTCAGAAGACCAAGAATAAAAACATTTGATACTGTATAGAAGCTTATACTGATTCTAGAAATGAATATATATCCTCCCTCTTTCAGATGATGAATTAAAGCAAGTTTATTTGGAATAATAAACTTTATTTTGAAATCTCTTAATATTATTATGACAGATAGAATACCTACTACAAGAAAGCCTAAAGAGTTAATCATTGGTACATAAATGTAATCAGAAACTTTATGAACAAAGATGAAAATAGAAATAGTAAAAATTAGTCTAGCAACGATATTTAAAAATGTAATATACTTCATTCTTTCCATTCCCTGAAAAAACCACACCGGAAATAGGATCTGTCCAACTACTGTTCCAAAAGTCAGATAATAAATCAACCAATCCTTCTTAAACTTATCAAAAGAAAAAACAATGATTGTCATTATTATGAAAGACAAGATAAGTAAAGCAAATTTTATAATCATTACCGAACTAAATATTTCAGAAATCTTTTCTTTATCCTTCCTGTGTATGGAAATTTCTCTTGTAGCCGATAAGTTAAATCCATAATCTGTCAGGATATTGAAATACTGAATAAACGCCTGTGCAAACGCTATAAGTCCAAACTTTTCAGGTCCTAAAACTCTTACAAGATAAGGCAAAGTAATTAAAGGAAGAATATAGTTAACCCCTTGAAGAATTGACAAGGAAAGAAAGTTCTCTAAGAGTCTCTTTTTATCAGAGTCAAGTTTTTTGAGAAATTCCATTCAGCAAACCCTTAGCAATATCCAAATTTCTGAACGTAACGATAAATTTTTTCGGCAATTTCTATTAGCATTCGGCTTTTCTTTACTACCTCTTCTATTCTATCCTTTAAACGTTCCTCTAAGTATTCATGTGCCAGTTCGTTCCTTAAATCCTTCATTTCGATGAGAATATTGTAATCTTCCACAAATCCTCTCTTTTCAGCCCTTATTACAATGTCAAGTTTCCTATGGGTTTCTTCAAGTTCAAGATAGTCTAAGCTTCTTAACACTTTGTTAATTAAGATATCAACTGCTCTGGAATATCTATTCATTAACGTTTCTATTATTTCAAGCTGTTCTTCTGTAAGTTTCTCAAAGTTCTCAATACATTCTATTCGTTGCAGAGACCTTTTTAGCCAGTAAATACTTTTGTTAAAAAGCTTAAAATTCTCATAGAAGATTTCTTTTCTTTCCTCAGTGTTCATAATTTTACCCCATACTTATAAGCAACTTTTGTGAAAATGTTAACAGAAGGATCAGGCGTAATAATAAGATCAATTTTTCTATCGCCAAGTTCCTTAAAAAGTTTTACTCTTATCTTTCTTCTATCCTCAAAGTTGATTTTGGAAGAAACAACTAAAAGATCTATATCTCCACCTCTTTTGTTTAAATCTGTTCTACTACCGAAAAGAACTATTTTGGCTTCCGGATCAAAAGGTAAAATGGCATTTTTTATCTTCTCAATTTCTTCTTTTGTTAATCGCACCTTCTTTTTCTGCGCCTTCATTGTTAACAATTTCCTAATCCTTCATAAATTTCCTCTCTGCTAAACTTCCAATTTCTTGTATCAATCTGAACCTTATCAATTAGAAGGATTTCCTTAATATCTTCTATGTTATTTTTTCCCTTTCTTGAGCTGTATTTTGAGCCGTACTTTTCTAGCAAAAACTCATAAAAATCAATCAATTCCCTTCTTGCATCTTCGGGTAATAATGTAAGGTCTATCTTTTCCATTAACTGCATATTAAACCTCCACCCTTTTCACAGTTTTACAATCTTCATGGCTTCTACGATATTAACAACTTCTTGAGTCTTTCTCCTTAAATGGATTAACAATCCTTAATTTATCTTCAATCACTTGTCCGTTTTGCATATCTTCTGTGTATAGAATGGAACATTGGTTTTCCAAGGCAGAAGCAACTATTAAGCTATCCCAAAAAGACAGACAATAGGGTTGTCTTATCCGATTAGATAGTAAGTAGGTGTTTAAAGTCACAGTTGTTATTTGGAAAATTGCTATTATATTTTCCTGAATTATTCTAATAGCTGTCGCGTCTGATAAGTTAAATTTCCTGATAAAGTTCCAATGGCATTCATTTATTACCTGAACTGATGCATAAATGGCTTTTTCTTGCGCTACTATACTTTCAAGTAAAGATAATGAAATCTCCCTTTTTTCTTTGTTATCTTCCACTTTGCTTTCTGTTAAAGCGTAAATCCATATGTTAGTGTCCACAAATACTCTATCTTTCATAAATTTCCTCTCTTCGGGCGATTCGTGAGTAAGATGCTACTTTTACAGGAGAACAAAACCCTCTGGGTAATGTTTTGTGTTTTCGTTCTTTTATCCTATATTTTTGAAGAAGAAACTCATAAAAATCAATCAATTCCCTTCTTGCTTCTTCAGGTAATAATGTAAGGTCTATCTTTTCCATCAACTGCATGTTAAACCTCCTAAAATTCCTTTTGCTACCTTCAAGCTTGGTGATGAATCACCATTATTTACCGGTTGCCCACTCTATTAATATATCTGCCACTTCCGGTCTAGAAAACTCTTTCGGTGGTCTTTTACCTTCCCTAAGCATAGATCTAACTTTCGTTCCACTTAGGTGGATGTGGTATTCCTTGGAATGAGGGCAAGTTTTTGACGTTGCCATGTTTTCACATTTTGTGCAATAGAAAGCGTGATCAAATTTTAGAGGTCTAATGCCGAGTTCGTCAATAAACTGGTCAACGAATTCTTGAGCTTCGTAAGTTCCGTAATAATTTCCAACGCCAGCGTGGTCTCTGCCAATTATCATATGGGTGCATCCATAGTTCTTGCGCATAATCATGTGGTGGACAGCTTCTCTGGGACCTGCGTAGTGCATTGGAGCCGGAAGAACGCTTAAGTGAATTTTATTCTTGTTAAAGTAATTTTCTATGAGGACCTCGTAACACTTCATTCTTACAGGAGCTGGGATGTCATCCTTTTTCGTCTCTCCGACAAGGGGATGTATTAAAGCTCCATCCATAGTCTCAAGGGCACACTTGATTATATACTCGTGAGCTCTGTGAATGGGGTTTCTCGTTTGGAAAGCAACAACTCTTTTCCAGCCCTTTTCTTTTATCACAGATCTAACTTCAGCAGGATCCTGATAGTAATGTTCCGGAATACCTTCCCTAAGAGGTCTGTTAATTAAACGAACAAGTTCTCCTCCAATAAAGAAATTACCGGCGCTTTTGACAAACGCAACACCGGGGTGGTTTTCATCGTTCGTTTTAAAGACGTTTTGACAGTAAAAATCAAGGTCAAGGGTATACTTGTCTTCAACCACAACTATCGCAATTGGTCTACCTGTTTTATCGTAAACTGCAACTTCGTCGCCTACTTTAAGGCTTTTCCATAAATCTTCCTCTACAGGAAGAACTATAGGTATTGACCAAAGTAGACCATTTGGAAGATGAATATCCCTGATAACCGATTCAGCCTCTTCTTTTGTCATAAAGCCTTTAAGAGGTGAGTAGCCGCCAATAGCTATCATCTCGCAATGTCCAACATATCTATCACCTGCGATTATTTTAGGAAATGTTTCTGCTTTTTTGAGGAGTTCTTCTCTTTCTTCACAAGATGCAAGTCTGTTAATTAGTTCTCCGCCGTGGGGTTCTATCATGTTTCCTCCATTTCTTTAGATCAATTCTTTTTCTTTTAGGTAGGAGATAATTTTATAGGCACACTCATCTACCGTCATCTTGTCAGTTTCAACCACGATTTCTGGATTCTCCGGTTCTTCATATGGATCGTCTATTCCAGTAAAGTTCTTTATTATCCCTGCACGGACTTTCTTGTATAAGCCTTTTGGGTCCCTCTGCTCGCAAGTCTCTAAAGGACACTTAACGTAGACTTCAATAAAGTCGCCATCATTCACTAAATTTCTTACAAATTCCCTATCACTTCTATAAGGAGAAATAAAAGCAGTAAGTACAGCTATTCCTGCGTCAATAAAGAGTTTCGCTACTTCACCTATCCTGCGGATATTTTCTCTTCTATCTTCTTCTGAGAAACCAAGGTCTTTGTTAAGTCCCATTCTTATGTTATCGCCATCAAGAACGTAAGTATGAACACCTTGTTCGTATAGGAGCTCTTCTACTCTATGGGCAAGCGTGGATTTTCCAGAGCCAGAAAGTCCTGTAAACCAGAGAATAAAGGATTTATGACCTTTCATTCTTTCTCTGTCTTTTCTTGAGATTTTACCAGTATGGGGAATTATAAATTTCTTCTCCTTTTCCATACTTCCCTCTCCTAAATTAAAGGAAAAAGATTTTTAGAAGTAGAATTGTAAGAAACATATAAGAAAGTGCAAGAGGAAAGCCTACTCTTACAAAGTCAGAGAAACGGTAATTTCCGGCACTGTAGACCATAAGGTTGGTTTGGTATCCGATGGGAGTTAGAAAACTTGCGGAAGCAGCAAAGGCTACTGCTAAGACAAACGCTTTGGGATTAACAGAAAAGTGTTCTGCTACAGACAAAGCTATTGGAAAGGAGATAGAAGCTGCTGCAATGTTTGTTACGAATTCTGTTAAGAGGTTCGTAATTAAGTAAACCATAAGAAGAGCAAAGGTAACACCGAGAGGTTCAACGAGGTTTATCAAATTACTTGCAAGAAAATCGGCAAGTCCTGTTTTCACCATAGCATGGCCAAGGGCAATTGAAAGAGCAGCTATGATTGCCAAGTTAAGGTCAATATTTTTACGTATTTCCCCATAGGTTGTGACTTTTAAGACAATCAAAAGTGAAAGTAAGAGTAAGAGACCGTTAAAGAGAGAAATAACACCAAAGGATGCAAGGATCACTGTAAGTACAAACAAGAAAAGAACAACTATTCCATACCTTTCATTTTCTTTATCCAGTTCTGTTACCTTTGTCATTACATAGATATCATCACTATCTGATACTCTCTTCCAAAAGTCCCTACCAGCTAAGATAAGAAGCAGGTCTCCAGGTTTAAGTATTATTTCTCCTACTTTACCTGAGAGCTTTTCACCATTCCTGTGAACTGCGAGAATAACTGCATCGTATTTAGCTCTGAAGTCAGTATCCTTTACCTTTTTTCCTGAAAGGGAAGAGTTGTGAGAAACTACAGCTTCTATGATTTCCAACGCTTTTCCTGTATCAATAGAACAAGCACGTGGAAGTTTTAACCCCCATTCTCCCTTGACAAGCTCAACTATTTTTTCTGTTTCTCCAACAAAAATGAGTACATCTCCCTTTTCTATTATGTCCTCAGGAGATACAGGTAGAATTCTCTCCTTACCTCGGACTATCTCTGCAAGAAACAGTCCTTTTAGATTTCTAAGCCTTGCTTCCTGTACTGTTTTTCCAGCTACAGGAGAGTTATGAGGAACAACTGTTTCGATGATGTATTCGCGCTTTTTCTCGTAAAAACTTTTAAGCGCATCCTTTCTCTCAGGAAGAATCCTACCTCCAATGAAGTACATATAGGTTATTCCCAGTAAAATGGCAGGAACACCTACAAGTGCAAAGTCAATCATACGAAGGGAGGGATAACCGGCCTCAATGTATAGAGCGTTAACTACTAAATTAGTAGAGGTACCTATGAGAGTAGCAGTTCCTCCCAGAATTGCAGCGTAGGATAGTGGAATTAAGAGTTTAGATGGAGAGATTTTCTTCTTCCTTCCCCAATTGTAAACGTAAGGAATCAGCGTAGCAACAACAGGAGTATTATTTAGAAAAGAAGATAGGAAAGATGTAAATACCATAAGCCTTAAAATGAATTTCTCGTAAGAGAGGTTTTCAGAAACAATCTTTTTAAACAGAAGGGCTGTCGTCTTAAACTTCTTTAGGACTGATGTTACAACAAGCAGTAGGACTATTACGGCTACTTGAGGATTCGAAAAGCCTTGGAGTGCTTCTTTGGGTTCTAAAATACCAAACAGGACAAGAAGCGTGATAACTATCATAAAGGCTGCTGCTGGGTGGAAGAGTTCCTTATAAAGAGCAAAGAGGAGGAAAAAGAGTAAGGTTGCTAGAACAAGGGAATCAAAGCTCATAACCTTTTCTTAAAGCAATGAAGTATGGATTGAGTAGATTCTCTTTGTTATATCTCAAAGGATTCCATTCAGTATCAAGTACTTTTCCGCCAGAGAACTCTACGATCGCCTGTCCCGCAGCGGTATCCCATTCCATAGTCGGAGCAAACCGAGGATAAATGTCTGCTTTCCCTTCTGCTACTAAACACAGTTTAAGAGAGCTTCCTTTAGAAACTGTTTTAATCTCTTTTTCAAAGAAAATTTTCTCGATAAATACTTTTGTTTCTTCTGACATATGGGATCTTGAAGCAACTACCACGATGTAATCTCTATCAGCTGCTGTGTCTTCTGGATTTAGAACCTTAGATTCTCCAAGTGTACCATCGTCTTTAACGTGAACTTTCACCGAACCTGTACTTTCAGAAGCGTAGTAGATCTCTCCGAGAGCAGGAGCGTACACAACACCTAAGACAGGTCTATTCCCTTTTACAAGAGCTATGTTTACTGTAAATTCTCCATTTCTTTTTAGAAATTCCTTTGTTCCGTCAAGTGGGTCCACCATCCAGAAAATTTCCCAGTTCTTCCTCTCTTGGTAAGAAATAGCTTTTCCTTCTTCAGAAAGAATTGGTAAGCTACATTCAGAAAGAAGTTCTTTTATTACTTGGTGTGCTCTTCTGTCAGCCAACGTGAGAGGTGAAGTATCTGCTTTTTCAATTACTTGAAAGTTTCCATTTCTGTAAATCTCTAAGATTTCTTTCCCAGCTTGAAGAGCTGCTTTTATTGCTGTATCTAAAAGTTCTTTATTCATTAATGATCCTCTTCTTACTCTTAGTTTATTTATTTTACCATTTCAATTCCTACCTTGGATTTGCCTAAAGCAACCTTTCTCTCTTCAAAATTTCGCTAAACTTTTCATTCTCCTTAGTAAACTCTCTTGCTATACTTAAAAGTTTTCTAAACTTCCCTAACCTTTTTAGGTTCCATTTTTCTTTCAAGTTCTTCTAAAGTCTACCTTTTGATGGTCGGATATTATTGTCTTCCTATCCCAAATAAAAAGAACCTTTCCATAGGTTTCTTCCATCCTAATTTCTTCTCCTTTTAACCTCTCTCTAAGACTAAGATTATACCATCAACAATTTCTACTTCCTCAATTCCAATCTGTAATAAACCATCTTCTTCCTTTCTCAGCTACCATTACTTTCTTATCAAAGGTTGTGTACCAAATTACTTTCTTTACACCAGCATCAAGTAGATCCTGCGTCTTTTCTCTTGCATAGTTCATAAAATCGCCATATTTGCGTAAATCTGCCTTTGTATCTATCTCTATAACAACCTCTGGAGAAGTTTTTGCATACCTTTCATTAATATCTTCTTTTAAGATCTTTTCTCTGTCAAAGATAGCTATATCCAAGTTTCTCCACGTCCTTGGTGCCCACTGAAAACCTGCTTCGTTGGTAGCAACTATATACTTTTTACTATCCAGCTTCTGATAAAGAAAGTTAAGTAACACACTTATAATCCACCATTGCAATTTACTACTACCCATAACTTCTTCCAGAGTCTTCTCCCCCCTAAGGACTTTATCGTAATCCCTGTAATAAATTGGCTTTCCATTCCTCATTCATAGATGAGTTCTTTTGGAACTCCCCT
This region includes:
- a CDS encoding sulfotransferase, whose translation is MGKLPNFLIVGAAKSGTTSLYHYLKEHPEIYMSSVKEPKFIT
- a CDS encoding flippase, which translates into the protein MEFLKKLDSDKKRLLENFLSLSILQGVNYILPLITLPYLVRVLGPEKFGLIAFAQAFIQYFNILTDYGFNLSATREISIHRKDKEKISEIFSSVMIIKFALLILSFIIMTIIVFSFDKFKKDWLIYYLTFGTVVGQILFPVWFFQGMERMKYITFLNIVARLIFTISIFIFVHKVSDYIYVPMINSLGFLVVGILSVIIILRDFKIKFIIPNKLALIHHLKEGGYIFISRISISFYTVSNVFILGLLTSNTVVSYYSVAEKLINIVRNFYNIILQVMYPFVSRLVTNRKEEALEYVKKEIKLSMTGGIIVSGLIVFLANPLISSLFGNEFLPSILVLQVLSIIPTITMISAIIGQQILLNFRLRRVFTLSIIYPSMFHIPLLILLVKIFSALGAALAVIITESLVLLFRLVLLWKKRKDLFKTILA
- a CDS encoding nucleotidyltransferase domain-containing protein, producing the protein MKAQKKKVRLTKEEIEKIKNAILPFDPEAKIVLFGSRTDLNKRGGDIDLLVVSSKINFEDRRKIRVKLFKELGDRKIDLIITPDPSVNIFTKVAYKYGVKL
- a CDS encoding PIN domain-containing protein — encoded protein: MKDRVFVDTNIWIYALTESKVEDNKEKREISLSLLESIVAQEKAIYASVQVINECHWNFIRKFNLSDATAIRIIQENIIAIFQITTVTLNTYLLSNRIRQPYCLSFWDSLIVASALENQCSILYTEDMQNGQVIEDKLRIVNPFKEKDSRSC
- a CDS encoding DUF2281 domain-containing protein; its protein translation is MQLMEKIDLTLLPEEARRELIDFYEFLLQKYRIKERKHKTLPRGFCSPVKVASYSRIARREEIYER
- the sat gene encoding sulfate adenylyltransferase, encoding MIEPHGGELINRLASCEEREELLKKAETFPKIIAGDRYVGHCEMIAIGGYSPLKGFMTKEEAESVIRDIHLPNGLLWSIPIVLPVEEDLWKSLKVGDEVAVYDKTGRPIAIVVVEDKYTLDLDFYCQNVFKTNDENHPGVAFVKSAGNFFIGGELVRLINRPLREGIPEHYYQDPAEVRSVIKEKGWKRVVAFQTRNPIHRAHEYIIKCALETMDGALIHPLVGETKKDDIPAPVRMKCYEVLIENYFNKNKIHLSVLPAPMHYAGPREAVHHMIMRKNYGCTHMIIGRDHAGVGNYYGTYEAQEFVDQFIDELGIRPLKFDHAFYCTKCENMATSKTCPHSKEYHIHLSGTKVRSMLREGKRPPKEFSRPEVADILIEWATGK
- the cysC gene encoding adenylyl-sulfate kinase, whose translation is MEKEKKFIIPHTGKISRKDRERMKGHKSFILWFTGLSGSGKSTLAHRVEELLYEQGVHTYVLDGDNIRMGLNKDLGFSEEDRRENIRRIGEVAKLFIDAGIAVLTAFISPYRSDREFVRNLVNDGDFIEVYVKCPLETCEQRDPKGLYKKVRAGIIKNFTGIDDPYEEPENPEIVVETDKMTVDECAYKIISYLKEKELI
- a CDS encoding SLC13 family permease, which produces MSFDSLVLATLLFFLLFALYKELFHPAAAFMIVITLLVLFGILEPKEALQGFSNPQVAVIVLLLVVTSVLKKFKTTALLFKKIVSENLSYEKFILRLMVFTSFLSSFLNNTPVVATLIPYVYNWGRKKKISPSKLLIPLSYAAILGGTATLIGTSTNLVVNALYIEAGYPSLRMIDFALVGVPAILLGITYMYFIGGRILPERKDALKSFYEKKREYIIETVVPHNSPVAGKTVQEARLRNLKGLFLAEIVRGKERILPVSPEDIIEKGDVLIFVGETEKIVELVKGEWGLKLPRACSIDTGKALEIIEAVVSHNSSLSGKKVKDTDFRAKYDAVILAVHRNGEKLSGKVGEIILKPGDLLLILAGRDFWKRVSDSDDIYVMTKVTELDKENERYGIVVLFLFVLTVILASFGVISLFNGLLLLLSLLIVLKVTTYGEIRKNIDLNLAIIAALSIALGHAMVKTGLADFLASNLINLVEPLGVTFALLMVYLITNLLTEFVTNIAAASISFPIALSVAEHFSVNPKAFVLAVAFAASASFLTPIGYQTNLMVYSAGNYRFSDFVRVGFPLALSYMFLTILLLKIFFL
- the cysQ gene encoding 3'(2'),5'-bisphosphate nucleotidase CysQ, whose protein sequence is MNKELLDTAIKAALQAGKEILEIYRNGNFQVIEKADTSPLTLADRRAHQVIKELLSECSLPILSEEGKAISYQERKNWEIFWMVDPLDGTKEFLKRNGEFTVNIALVKGNRPVLGVVYAPALGEIYYASESTGSVKVHVKDDGTLGESKVLNPEDTAADRDYIVVVASRSHMSEETKVFIEKIFFEKEIKTVSKGSSLKLCLVAEGKADIYPRFAPTMEWDTAAGQAIVEFSGGKVLDTEWNPLRYNKENLLNPYFIALRKGYEL
- a CDS encoding Uma2 family endonuclease — protein: MRNGKPIYYRDYDKVLRGEKTLEEVMGSSKLQWWIISVLLNFLYQKLDSKKYIVATNEAGFQWAPRTWRNLDIAIFDREKILKEDINERYAKTSPEVVIEIDTKADLRKYGDFMNYAREKTQDLLDAGVKKVIWYTTFDKKVMVAEKGRRWFITDWN